From the Thermus tengchongensis genome, one window contains:
- a CDS encoding complex I subunit 4 family protein, translating into MVVLAILLPILFGLLLLLGLPRALGVLGAGLSFLMNLYLFLTHPGGVAHGVQAPLLPGAGVYWAFALDGLSALFFLTIGLTVFLGALVAKVEGRFLGLALLMSGLLLGLFAARDLLVFYLFFEAALIPALLMLLFYGGERRLRAIYTFLLFTLAGSLPMLAAILAVKALGGSPTFLLEDLLAHPVKGQAAFWVFLGFALAFAIKTPLFPVHAWLPLFHQENHPSGLADALGTLYKVGVFAFFRFAIPLAPEGFYELQGLLLFLAAISALYGAWVAFSAKDFKTLLAYAGVSHMGVAALGVFSGTPEGALGGLYLLAASGVYTGGLFLLAGRLYERLHTLEIGRYRGLAASAPGLAALALFLFLAMVGLPGLSGFPGELMTLLGAYKASPWLTAIAFLSVIAGAAYALTAFQKVFWEEGQREAEDLKGAEWPFAALTVAALVLMGVFPGFFIKGLQPLAEAFARILGGGA; encoded by the coding sequence GTGGTAGTCCTGGCGATCCTCCTACCCATCCTCTTCGGCCTTCTCCTCCTCCTGGGCCTTCCCCGCGCCCTGGGAGTCCTGGGAGCGGGCCTGAGTTTTCTCATGAACCTCTACCTCTTTCTCACCCACCCGGGCGGGGTGGCCCATGGGGTCCAGGCCCCTCTCCTTCCCGGGGCCGGGGTCTATTGGGCCTTCGCTTTGGATGGCCTTTCCGCCCTCTTCTTCCTGACCATCGGCCTCACCGTCTTCCTGGGGGCCCTGGTGGCCAAGGTGGAGGGGCGGTTCTTGGGGCTCGCCCTTCTCATGTCCGGCCTCCTCCTGGGGCTTTTCGCTGCCCGGGACCTCCTGGTCTTCTACCTCTTCTTCGAAGCGGCCCTGATCCCTGCCCTCCTCATGCTCCTCTTCTACGGCGGGGAAAGGCGGCTTAGGGCCATCTACACCTTCCTCCTCTTCACCTTGGCGGGCTCCTTGCCCATGCTGGCCGCCATCCTGGCGGTGAAGGCCCTGGGGGGAAGCCCCACCTTCCTCCTGGAAGACCTCCTGGCCCACCCGGTGAAGGGACAGGCAGCCTTCTGGGTCTTCCTGGGCTTTGCCCTGGCCTTCGCCATCAAGACCCCCCTCTTCCCGGTGCACGCCTGGCTTCCCCTCTTCCACCAGGAGAACCACCCCTCGGGGCTGGCGGACGCCCTGGGTACCCTCTACAAGGTGGGGGTCTTCGCCTTCTTCCGCTTCGCCATCCCCCTGGCCCCGGAGGGCTTTTATGAGCTGCAAGGGCTTCTCCTCTTCCTGGCAGCCATAAGCGCCCTCTACGGGGCCTGGGTGGCCTTCTCCGCCAAGGACTTCAAGACCCTTTTGGCCTACGCCGGGGTTTCCCACATGGGGGTGGCGGCCTTGGGGGTCTTCTCCGGAACCCCGGAAGGGGCCTTGGGCGGGCTTTACCTCCTGGCGGCAAGCGGCGTCTACACCGGGGGCCTCTTCCTCCTGGCGGGAAGGCTTTACGAGCGCCTCCACACCCTGGAGATCGGGCGCTACCGGGGCCTGGCGGCCAGCGCCCCCGGCCTAGCCGCCCTGGCCCTCTTCCTCTTCCTGGCCATGGTGGGGCTTCCCGGGCTTTCCGGCTTCCCCGGGGAGCTCATGACCCTCCTCGGCGCCTACAAGGCCAGCCCCTGGCTCACCGCCATCGCCTTCCTCTCGGTGATCGCCGGGGCCGCCTACGCCCTCACCGCCTTCCAGAAGGTCTTCTGGGAGGAAGGCCAAAGGGAAGCGGAGGACCTCAAGGGAGCGGAATGGCCCTTCGCCGCCCTGACGGTGGCCGCCTTGGTCCTCATGGGCGTCTTTCCAGGCTTCTTCATTAAGGGCTTGCAACCCCTGGCGGAAGCCTTCGCCAGGATCCTCGGAGGTGGCGCATGA
- a CDS encoding NADH-quinone oxidoreductase subunit N, with protein sequence MTLLVLGFFSVALTLLGFFVPVPLFKRLTLLGLALAVLTLLLTWGKPFAFGPYGVDGISQTFTLLTLVGALWTVGLVRTRRFEFYLLVLYAATGMHLLASTQNLILMLVALEALSLPLYALATWRRGEGLEAALKYFLLGALAAAFFLYGTALHYGATGSLLAGTPGKGPLYALALGLLLVGLGFKVALAPFHFWTPDVYQGSPTPVVLFMATGVKAAAFAALLRVVAPGAPEALSLLIALSVLIGNLAALTQKEAKRLLAYSSIAHAGYMALALYTGNLEALGFYLLTYVLATGLAFAVLSEVSPDRVPLERLKGLFHRDPLLGLALFVAALSLLGLPPLGGFWGKYLVFTEAAKAGQWGLLILALLTSVVSAYYYLSLGLAVFQKGEAAAAPRPLARGVALLAALALLLLGFLPGIVLPALAQGG encoded by the coding sequence ATGACCCTTCTGGTGCTGGGGTTTTTCTCCGTGGCCCTCACCCTCCTGGGCTTCTTTGTCCCCGTGCCCCTCTTCAAGCGCCTCACCCTCCTGGGCCTCGCCCTGGCCGTCCTCACCCTTCTCCTCACCTGGGGCAAGCCCTTCGCCTTCGGGCCCTACGGGGTGGACGGCATATCCCAGACCTTCACCCTCCTGACCCTCGTGGGGGCGCTTTGGACGGTGGGCCTGGTGCGCACGCGGCGCTTTGAGTTTTACCTCCTGGTCCTGTATGCCGCCACGGGGATGCACCTCTTGGCCTCCACGCAAAACCTCATCCTGATGCTGGTGGCCCTCGAGGCCCTCTCCCTGCCCCTCTATGCCCTGGCCACCTGGCGGCGGGGCGAGGGGCTGGAGGCCGCCCTCAAGTACTTCCTTCTGGGCGCCCTGGCCGCCGCCTTCTTCCTCTACGGCACCGCCCTCCACTACGGGGCCACGGGAAGCCTCCTGGCCGGCACCCCGGGGAAAGGTCCCCTCTACGCCTTGGCCCTAGGCCTCCTTCTGGTGGGCCTGGGCTTCAAGGTGGCCCTGGCCCCCTTCCACTTCTGGACCCCGGACGTGTATCAGGGAAGCCCCACCCCGGTGGTCCTCTTCATGGCCACCGGGGTCAAGGCCGCGGCCTTCGCCGCTCTGTTGCGGGTGGTGGCCCCAGGAGCGCCTGAGGCCCTTTCCCTTCTCATCGCCCTCTCGGTCCTGATCGGCAACCTCGCGGCCCTCACGCAAAAGGAGGCCAAAAGGCTTCTCGCCTATAGCTCCATCGCCCACGCGGGGTACATGGCCCTCGCCCTTTACACCGGGAACCTAGAGGCCCTGGGCTTCTACCTCCTCACCTACGTGCTGGCCACGGGCCTGGCCTTTGCGGTGCTTTCGGAGGTTTCCCCAGACCGCGTGCCCTTAGAGCGCCTCAAGGGCCTCTTCCACCGCGACCCCCTCCTGGGCCTCGCCCTCTTTGTGGCCGCCCTCTCCCTCCTGGGCCTTCCTCCCTTGGGGGGCTTCTGGGGCAAGTACCTGGTCTTCACCGAGGCCGCCAAGGCAGGCCAGTGGGGGCTTCTCATCCTGGCCCTCCTCACCAGCGTGGTGAGCGCCTACTACTACCTGTCCCTGGGCCTGGCCGTGTTCCAAAAGGGCGAGGCCGCGGCCGCCCCCCGGCCTCTGGCCCGGGGCGTGGCCCTCTTGGCGGCCCTGGCCCTCCTCCTCCTGGGCTTCCTCCCGGGGATTGTCCTCCCCGCCTTGGCCCAGGGGGGTTAA
- the rocF gene encoding arginase: MPPMERVVILGVPMDLGAGRRGVDMGPSALRYARLAEELEALGLAVEDLGDVRVPVAETLKRKGLRFGGQNYLEEIRQAALELKERLRSLPEGVFPIVLGGDHSLSMGSVSGVAKEPLGVVWVDAHADFNTPETSPSGNIHGMPLAVLCGLGHPRLTEAFQAVDPKRVVLMGVRSLDPGERRLLREMGVTVYTMHEVDRLGVARIAEEVLERLAGLPLHVSLDADVLDPALAPGVGTPVPGGLSYREAHLLMEILAQSGRVRSLDLVEVNPILDEKNRTAEMMVGLALSLLGKRIL; encoded by the coding sequence ATGCCCCCCATGGAGCGGGTGGTCATCCTGGGTGTGCCCATGGACTTAGGCGCAGGCCGGCGTGGGGTGGACATGGGGCCTTCCGCCTTGCGCTACGCCCGCCTGGCCGAGGAGCTCGAGGCCCTGGGCTTGGCGGTGGAGGACCTGGGGGACGTGCGGGTACCGGTGGCGGAAACCCTCAAGCGAAAGGGCTTGCGCTTCGGAGGGCAGAACTACCTGGAGGAGATCCGCCAGGCGGCCCTCGAGCTCAAGGAGCGGCTCCGTTCCCTGCCGGAGGGGGTATTTCCCATCGTGCTGGGCGGGGACCATTCCCTGAGCATGGGTTCGGTGAGCGGGGTGGCCAAGGAGCCCTTGGGGGTGGTCTGGGTGGATGCCCATGCGGACTTCAACACCCCGGAAACTAGCCCTTCGGGAAACATTCACGGCATGCCCCTGGCGGTGCTCTGCGGGCTTGGGCACCCCCGTCTCACAGAGGCCTTCCAGGCGGTGGATCCCAAGAGGGTGGTCCTGATGGGGGTGCGGAGCCTGGACCCCGGGGAGAGGCGGCTTCTTCGGGAAATGGGGGTTACCGTCTACACCATGCACGAGGTGGACCGCTTGGGGGTAGCCCGCATCGCCGAGGAGGTTTTGGAAAGGCTCGCCGGCCTGCCCCTCCATGTTTCCCTGGACGCCGACGTCCTGGACCCTGCCCTGGCTCCTGGGGTGGGGACCCCGGTTCCCGGGGGCCTTTCCTACCGGGAGGCGCACCTCCTCATGGAGATCCTGGCCCAGTCGGGCCGGGTGCGGAGCCTGGACCTGGTGGAGGTGAACCCCATCCTGGACGAGAAGAACAGGACCGCGGAGATGATGGTGGGTCTGGCCCTGAGCCTCTTGGGCAAGCGGATTCTTTGA
- a CDS encoding DUF177 domain-containing protein, with translation MEHREVASINLARLLREGGTARAAGVVREAFRVGEERFPLEGEATWKVAVSAVGGDEYWLSGEVEGVVLMECRRCLKPTPTPIHAHFQHLLRYQQGLSEVVFHEEAEEEYYAFGEPDLDLLPFLTEAFVTEMPYTVLCQEGCKGLCPVCGADRNLVDCGHEPEVHHPFLGLKDLLPEL, from the coding sequence ATGGAACACCGCGAGGTGGCAAGCATCAATCTGGCCCGCCTCTTGCGGGAAGGAGGCACGGCCCGCGCCGCAGGCGTGGTGCGGGAGGCCTTTCGGGTAGGCGAGGAGCGCTTCCCCTTGGAAGGCGAAGCCACCTGGAAGGTGGCGGTTTCCGCGGTGGGGGGGGATGAGTACTGGCTTTCAGGTGAGGTGGAGGGCGTGGTCCTCATGGAGTGCCGCCGCTGCCTCAAGCCCACCCCCACTCCCATCCACGCCCACTTCCAGCACCTCCTCCGCTACCAGCAGGGCCTAAGTGAGGTGGTCTTCCACGAGGAGGCGGAGGAGGAGTACTACGCCTTTGGCGAACCCGACCTAGACCTTCTTCCCTTCCTCACCGAGGCCTTTGTCACGGAGATGCCCTACACCGTCCTCTGCCAGGAAGGGTGCAAGGGCCTCTGCCCGGTGTGCGGGGCGGACCGCAACCTGGTGGACTGCGGCCACGAGCCGGAGGTCCACCACCCCTTCCTCGGCCTTAAGGACCTCCTTCCCGAACTCTAG
- the rpmF gene encoding 50S ribosomal protein L32: MAKHPVPKKKTSKARRDARRSHHALTPPTLVPCPECKVMKPPHTVCPECGYYDGRKVLEV; encoded by the coding sequence ATGGCCAAGCACCCTGTACCCAAGAAGAAAACCTCTAAGGCGCGGCGCGATGCCCGTAGGAGCCACCACGCCCTGACCCCCCCAACCCTGGTTCCCTGCCCCGAGTGCAAGGTGATGAAGCCCCCGCACACCGTCTGCCCGGAGTGCGGCTACTACGACGGGCGCAAGGTTCTAGAAGTCTAG
- a CDS encoding beta-ketoacyl-ACP synthase III, which yields MTGGQAPGILALGAYVPERVMKNEEFEAYLDTSDEWIVTRTGIRERRIAAEDEYTSDLAFKAVEDLLKRHPGALEGVDGVIVATNTPDALFPDTAALVQARFGIQGFAYDLLAGCPGWLYALAQAHAMVAAGLARKVLVVGAEALSKILDWNDRATAVLFGDAGGAAVVGRVREGFGFRSFVLGADGTGAKELYHACVAPRLPDGTSMRNRLHMNGREVFKFAVRVMNTATLEAIEKAGLTPEDIKVFVPHQANLRIIDAARERLGLPWERVVVNVDRYGNTSTASIPLALKEAVDAGRIQEGDHVLLVSFGAGLTWAAAVLTWGGA from the coding sequence ATGACGGGAGGTCAGGCACCAGGCATCCTGGCCCTGGGGGCTTACGTCCCCGAGAGGGTCATGAAGAACGAGGAATTTGAGGCCTATCTGGACACCTCCGACGAGTGGATTGTGACCCGCACGGGCATAAGGGAAAGGCGCATCGCCGCGGAGGACGAGTACACCTCGGACCTGGCCTTTAAGGCGGTGGAGGACCTGCTTAAACGCCACCCGGGGGCCCTCGAGGGGGTGGACGGGGTCATCGTGGCCACCAACACCCCGGACGCCCTCTTCCCCGACACCGCCGCCTTGGTCCAGGCCCGCTTCGGCATCCAGGGCTTTGCCTACGACCTGTTGGCGGGTTGCCCGGGCTGGCTTTACGCCCTGGCCCAGGCCCACGCCATGGTGGCGGCGGGGCTGGCCCGCAAGGTGCTGGTGGTGGGGGCGGAGGCGCTTTCCAAGATCCTAGACTGGAACGACCGGGCCACCGCGGTCCTCTTCGGGGACGCGGGGGGCGCGGCGGTGGTGGGGCGGGTGCGGGAGGGCTTCGGCTTCCGCTCCTTTGTCCTGGGAGCGGACGGCACCGGGGCCAAGGAGCTCTACCACGCCTGCGTGGCCCCCAGACTTCCCGACGGGACCTCCATGCGCAACCGCCTCCACATGAACGGGCGAGAGGTCTTCAAGTTCGCCGTGCGGGTGATGAACACCGCCACCCTCGAGGCCATAGAAAAAGCTGGCCTCACCCCGGAGGACATCAAGGTCTTCGTACCCCACCAGGCCAACCTGCGTATCATCGACGCCGCCCGGGAACGCCTGGGCCTGCCCTGGGAGCGGGTGGTGGTGAACGTGGACCGCTACGGCAACACCTCCACCGCCTCCATCCCCCTGGCCCTCAAGGAGGCGGTGGACGCGGGACGCATTCAAGAAGGCGACCACGTGCTTCTGGTGTCCTTCGGAGCCGGCCTCACGTGGGCCGCCGCCGTCCTCACCTGGGGAGGGGCCTGA
- the fabD gene encoding ACP S-malonyltransferase, protein MYAALFPGQGSQKVGMGQALYEAFPAAREVLDRAEAALPGLQKLMWEGPEEALTLTENQQPALLAVGYAAYRAFLAEGGKEPTLAAGHSLGEWTAHVAAGTLELEDALRLVRLRGRYMQEAVPPGEGAMAAVLKLPLEAIQEALEGLEGVEIANLNSPEQTVISGRKEAVEQAAERLKARRARIVFLPVSAPFHSSLMAPARERLAQDLAQVTLRKPRFPVYANVTARPEEDPGRIRELLLEQITAPVRWVEIILDMERRGLRRFLEFGSGEVLKGLVARTLKEAQALSVGDPEGVRKALEVEDA, encoded by the coding sequence ATGTACGCCGCGCTTTTCCCCGGCCAGGGCTCGCAAAAGGTGGGCATGGGGCAGGCCCTTTACGAGGCCTTTCCTGCCGCCCGAGAGGTGCTGGACCGGGCCGAGGCCGCCCTGCCGGGCCTGCAAAAGCTCATGTGGGAAGGCCCCGAGGAGGCCCTTACCCTCACGGAAAACCAGCAGCCCGCCCTCCTGGCGGTGGGCTACGCCGCCTACCGGGCCTTCCTGGCGGAAGGGGGGAAGGAACCCACCCTGGCCGCCGGGCACTCCCTGGGGGAATGGACCGCCCACGTGGCCGCGGGCACCCTGGAGCTGGAGGATGCCCTAAGGCTGGTGCGCCTCCGGGGCCGGTACATGCAGGAGGCCGTGCCCCCTGGGGAAGGGGCCATGGCCGCGGTCCTCAAGCTCCCTCTGGAAGCTATCCAAGAAGCTTTGGAGGGGTTAGAGGGGGTGGAGATCGCCAACCTCAACAGCCCCGAGCAGACGGTGATCTCCGGCAGGAAGGAGGCGGTGGAGCAGGCGGCAGAAAGGCTGAAGGCAAGGCGGGCCCGCATCGTCTTCCTGCCCGTTTCCGCCCCCTTCCACTCCTCCCTCATGGCCCCGGCCCGGGAGCGCCTGGCCCAGGATCTGGCCCAGGTAACCCTGAGGAAGCCCCGCTTCCCCGTCTACGCCAACGTGACCGCTAGGCCCGAGGAGGACCCCGGCCGTATCCGTGAGCTTCTCCTGGAACAGATCACCGCCCCCGTGCGCTGGGTGGAAATTATCTTGGACATGGAAAGGCGGGGCCTAAGGCGCTTCCTGGAGTTCGGAAGCGGGGAGGTGCTCAAAGGCCTCGTGGCCCGCACCTTGAAGGAGGCCCAAGCCCTTTCCGTGGGGGACCCGGAAGGGGTAAGGAAGGCGTTGGAGGTGGAGGATGCGTAA
- the fabG gene encoding 3-oxoacyl-[acyl-carrier-protein] reductase, whose product MRKALVTGASRGIGRAIALRLAKEGYALVIHYGQNREKAEEVAEETRRLGSPLVGVLGANLLEAEAASALVHGAAEILGGLDTLVNNAGITRDTLLVRMKDEDWEAVLEANLSAVFRTTREAIKLMMKARFGRIVNITSVVGLLGNPGQANYVASKAGLIGFTRAVAKEYAARGITVNAVAPGFIETEMTEKLPPEVREAYLKSIPAGRFGRPEDVAEAVAFLVSEAAGYITGQTLCVDGGLTPH is encoded by the coding sequence ATGCGTAAGGCACTGGTGACGGGGGCCAGCCGGGGCATCGGCCGGGCCATTGCCCTCAGGCTGGCCAAGGAAGGCTACGCCCTGGTGATCCACTACGGGCAGAACCGGGAGAAGGCGGAGGAGGTGGCCGAGGAGACCCGGAGGCTGGGAAGCCCCTTGGTGGGGGTTCTGGGGGCCAACCTCCTGGAGGCGGAGGCGGCCAGCGCCCTGGTCCACGGGGCGGCAGAGATCCTGGGAGGGCTGGACACCCTGGTCAATAACGCCGGCATCACCCGGGATACCCTCCTTGTGCGCATGAAGGACGAGGACTGGGAAGCGGTATTGGAGGCCAACCTCTCCGCCGTCTTCCGCACTACCCGAGAGGCCATCAAGCTCATGATGAAGGCCCGCTTCGGGCGCATCGTGAACATCACCAGCGTGGTGGGCCTCCTCGGTAACCCCGGCCAGGCCAACTACGTGGCCTCCAAGGCGGGGCTCATCGGCTTCACCCGGGCGGTGGCCAAGGAGTACGCCGCCCGGGGGATCACGGTGAACGCCGTGGCCCCAGGCTTCATCGAGACGGAGATGACGGAGAAGCTCCCGCCGGAGGTGCGGGAAGCCTACCTGAAAAGCATCCCCGCAGGCCGCTTCGGCCGGCCCGAGGACGTGGCCGAAGCGGTGGCCTTCTTGGTCTCCGAGGCCGCGGGCTACATCACCGGTCAGACCCTGTGCGTGGACGGGGGGCTTACCCCGCACTAA
- the acpP gene encoding acyl carrier protein, which yields MTEQEIFEKVKAVIADKLSVEPEKITLEARFIEDLGADSLDTVELIMGLEDEFGLEISDEDAEKIRTVKDAVAYIQSKLG from the coding sequence ATGACGGAGCAGGAAATCTTTGAAAAGGTCAAGGCGGTTATCGCGGACAAGCTCTCCGTGGAGCCCGAGAAGATCACCCTCGAGGCCCGCTTCATCGAGGACCTGGGCGCTGACAGCCTGGACACCGTGGAGCTCATCATGGGCCTGGAGGACGAGTTCGGCCTGGAGATCTCCGACGAGGACGCGGAGAAGATCCGCACCGTCAAGGACGCGGTGGCCTACATCCAGAGCAAGCTGGGCTAA
- the fabF gene encoding beta-ketoacyl-ACP synthase II has translation MRRVVVTGLGPLTPIGVGAEAYHRAQLEGKSGVRPITRFDASALPVRIAAEVDVNPEDYLDKKELRRLDRFVQYALIAAELALKDAGLEPSALDPERVGTLVGTGIGGMETWEAQSKVFLERGPNRISPFFIPMMIANMASAHIAMRYGFMGPSSTAVTACATGSDAIGQAFRMVQLGEADVVLAGGTEAAITPMAIGAFAVMRALSTRNEEPTKASRPFTLSRDGFVMGEGAGVLVLEEYEHARRRGARIYAEVVGFGRSADAHHITEPHPEGKGAALAMRRALRDAQVNPEEVGYINAHGTSTPVGDRAEVLAIKKVFGEHAKRLMVSSTKSMIGHLLGAAGAVEAIATVQAIYHGVIPPTINLEDPDPELDLDFVPEPREAKVAYALSNSFAFGGQNAVLLFRRV, from the coding sequence ATGCGACGCGTGGTCGTCACCGGCCTCGGGCCCCTCACCCCCATCGGCGTGGGCGCGGAGGCCTACCACCGGGCCCAGCTGGAGGGCAAGAGCGGGGTCCGCCCCATCACCCGCTTTGACGCCTCGGCCCTTCCCGTGCGTATCGCCGCCGAGGTGGATGTGAACCCCGAGGACTACCTGGACAAGAAGGAGCTCAGGCGCCTGGACCGCTTCGTCCAGTACGCCCTCATCGCCGCCGAGCTGGCCCTTAAGGACGCGGGGCTGGAGCCGAGCGCCTTAGACCCCGAGCGGGTGGGCACCCTGGTGGGCACCGGCATCGGGGGGATGGAGACCTGGGAGGCCCAGAGCAAGGTCTTCCTGGAGCGGGGCCCAAACCGCATCAGCCCCTTCTTCATCCCCATGATGATCGCCAACATGGCCTCGGCCCACATCGCCATGCGCTACGGCTTCATGGGGCCAAGCTCCACCGCGGTCACCGCCTGCGCCACGGGTTCCGACGCCATCGGCCAAGCCTTCCGCATGGTCCAGCTAGGGGAAGCCGACGTCGTCCTGGCCGGGGGCACGGAGGCCGCCATCACCCCCATGGCCATCGGGGCCTTCGCCGTGATGCGGGCCCTTTCCACCCGGAACGAGGAGCCCACCAAGGCCAGCCGCCCCTTCACCCTCTCCCGGGACGGGTTCGTGATGGGGGAAGGGGCCGGGGTCTTGGTGCTGGAGGAGTACGAGCACGCGCGGAGGCGGGGAGCCAGGATCTACGCCGAGGTGGTGGGCTTTGGCCGGAGCGCCGACGCCCACCACATCACCGAGCCTCACCCCGAGGGGAAAGGGGCCGCTTTGGCCATGCGCCGGGCCCTAAGGGACGCCCAGGTGAACCCCGAGGAGGTGGGCTACATCAACGCCCACGGCACCTCCACCCCCGTGGGGGATCGGGCGGAGGTCTTGGCCATCAAGAAGGTCTTTGGGGAGCATGCCAAGAGGCTCATGGTCTCCAGCACCAAGAGCATGATCGGCCACCTCCTGGGAGCCGCTGGGGCGGTAGAGGCCATCGCCACGGTGCAGGCCATCTACCACGGGGTCATCCCCCCCACCATCAACCTGGAAGACCCCGACCCCGAGCTGGACCTGGACTTCGTGCCTGAGCCGAGGGAGGCCAAGGTAGCGTACGCCCTCTCCAACTCCTTCGCCTTCGGCGGGCAGAACGCCGTCCTCCTCTTCCGGCGGGTTTAG
- a CDS encoding deoxyguanosinetriphosphate triphosphohydrolase has product MLFPRERLLELEAERLAPYAQKAKDTRGREHLEPESAYRTPYQKDRDRILHTTAFRRLEYKTQVFPNWAGDYYRTRLTHTLEVVQVARSIARALGLNEDLTEAIALSHDLGHPPFGHTGEKVLNELMRDHGGFEHNAQALRILTQLEERYPGFKGLNLTYEVREGIATHEAAYAPGFKPEYPGRGTLEAQVVDLSDAIAYAAHDLDDGLRSGLLQPKELSEVTFLQDLAREEGLDLLRFSELSRRILVRQVLGFLITAAIEATHQRVEAAGVESAEGVRQHPERLAALTPEAEKAHRELKAFLLERLYRHPEVLRERRKAEAVLEGLFSAYTRYPEILPREVQARIPEEGLERAVCDYIAGMTDRYALEAYRKLFP; this is encoded by the coding sequence ATGCTCTTCCCCCGGGAGCGGCTTTTGGAACTGGAGGCGGAAAGGCTCGCCCCCTATGCCCAAAAGGCCAAGGACACCCGGGGGCGGGAGCACCTCGAGCCCGAGTCGGCCTACCGCACCCCCTACCAGAAGGACCGGGACCGCATCCTGCACACCACTGCCTTCCGCCGCCTGGAGTACAAGACCCAGGTCTTCCCCAACTGGGCGGGGGACTACTACCGCACCCGCCTCACCCACACCCTCGAGGTGGTCCAGGTGGCCCGCTCCATCGCCCGCGCCCTGGGCCTCAACGAGGACCTCACCGAGGCCATCGCCCTCTCCCACGACCTGGGCCACCCCCCCTTTGGCCACACGGGGGAGAAGGTTCTAAACGAGCTCATGCGGGACCACGGGGGGTTTGAGCACAACGCCCAGGCCCTGCGCATCCTTACCCAGCTGGAGGAGCGCTACCCCGGCTTCAAGGGCTTGAACCTCACCTACGAGGTGCGGGAGGGCATCGCCACCCACGAGGCCGCCTACGCCCCCGGCTTCAAGCCGGAGTACCCGGGGAGGGGCACCCTCGAGGCCCAGGTGGTGGACCTCTCGGACGCCATCGCCTACGCCGCCCACGACCTGGACGACGGGCTCCGCAGCGGCCTCCTCCAGCCCAAGGAGCTTTCGGAAGTGACCTTTCTGCAGGACCTGGCCCGGGAAGAGGGTTTGGACCTCCTCCGCTTCAGCGAGCTCTCCCGCCGCATCCTGGTGCGCCAGGTGCTGGGCTTCCTCATCACCGCCGCCATCGAAGCCACCCACCAGCGGGTGGAAGCCGCCGGGGTGGAAAGCGCCGAAGGGGTGCGCCAGCACCCCGAGCGCCTGGCGGCCTTGACCCCAGAGGCGGAAAAAGCCCACCGGGAGCTCAAAGCCTTCCTCCTGGAGCGGCTTTACCGCCACCCTGAGGTCCTCCGGGAGAGGCGCAAGGCGGAAGCGGTGCTGGAGGGGCTTTTTTCCGCCTACACCCGCTACCCTGAGATCCTGCCCAGGGAGGTCCAAGCCCGGATCCCCGAGGAGGGATTGGAGCGGGCCGTGTGCGACTACATCGCCGGCATGACGGACCGGTACGCCCTCGAGGCCTACCGGAAGCTTTTTCCCTGA